CCACGTCAATCCCAACACCTACAAATAGAAGCCAAAACAtttagaaaacataaacaaCTAACAATATCATAAAATTTCAACATCATGAACACCCCCAAACAAGCATTAAGCTTCCACTCGTTCACCACTTCTGGAAATTCCATGTCACACACAGACTTCCATAATATATACTGAAACATTAACATTCAACCAAGCACATTTTCACCACAGGCTTCATTATCTGGAATATGTTGAAACAATCACTATAAAGAGATAGCTTACATTGCACTCAAGTTTGTTCAAGTCACAAACTCTTCTCATGTTGTCAAGCACCTGCAAgtcaaaaataaaacattatgcAGTCAACTGATAATATATCTATTAAATTTCAGGATCCGATCAACAATTTAATCACAAGCTTATAATAATCATATAAGAATGTTGTTAATAAAGAACACAGTCATATTGGCAATtactttatttgtttaaaaatcaCATATATCTTCCATGAAGGACAGTTTATTCAAACTGGATAAGAATCCAATGAACAATAAACCCTAAATCAATCATCACATCTGCATATCCAGCCAGACTCAAAGTTAAACACTTTTAGTCGACCAGGCTTTAGACCCGTactttaaaattgaaaaaattaatcCTCTTACATTGGAAACATGAGACTTTAGTTCATTCTTTTACATGCTTAAACTAAACTCGACATTCAGTGGTAGTTTTTTTATCACTACAAAGTTTGTAATAAATGACTAAATTCCCATGTTTTCTCAAGTTAAAGAGATTAAATTCCTCAATTTGAAAGTTTAGGAATCAAAAATCAATATTTACCAAAAGTAAAGGGAACAAAAatacgttttttttttcaaataacaataattgGACGACATTAATGTAACACCTCTAATCTGGTGGAGTTATCTGTAAGAGTGACACGAGCACCGAGTTTTGCTGCAACCAAGCCAGGCAAGGAAGTTCCAGCACCTAGCTGCATgaatataataagaaaaaacgAAAATAAAGTAGACATAAGCAcgaatttgaaataataagaagtACCTCAACAACGGTGGCTCCTGAAAACCGATGCTTCTGCTGCCACACGTACTCAGCAAGAACTACGCTGCAGGGCCAGACAAAGAGGCCATAATCTTCCTTCATGTTCTACGTTGAAAGTACAGAAATAACAGAAGAAGAGTAATCGTTAGTTGATTGGGAAATTCATGTCTATGTGGAGATGTTGGGAAGTGAAGAACCTCGATGATGGAGATGGAGAAGCCTGGAGTTTCAGAATCATCGCTGAAACAGTGGCGAGAAACAGTGGTCATGGTGAGAGTGTCATCACACTCTTCATCATCCCAATCTTTCTCTTCCATGCTtcccaccaaaaggagttaacTGAAACCTCCAAATTTCAGAGGGAATTGGGGGCTTCAAAACCCTTATGAAAAATTATGCTAAACTCAATACAATTCTTGATATTATGatggttttagaaaaaaaaaatataataaacattAAATTTATATGAAGGTGGCATGTTTATTTAGGTAAGATATAaacaaaactaaaagaaaattaaaagcatagattacaaataaataaaaaatcagtgCTATGTGTTGAGTTTATTTCAATTACAGACATAATATATGTGGATAAGAGATAAATTTAATAACTTAATTGAAATAAATGTAACGAAATATGTATGTAAGGTCTCTCATTACCATCAACATATAGTCTtctattttttacttattttttaacattagcGACATATGATTTCTTTATCACGACAACCAAAcatttaaatacattaaatacaTGTACTAGTAAAATAATCATTCTCtttattcttattaaaaatAGGAAGTatctattatatataataaacttCTCAAAATTTAGAGAGGTTGATATTTTAAATCATGTGTTTGATATTCTACtttagttaaatatttaataaattataatatataaatatatgtaaatcttattttagtaattaattttgtAGAGTGTTCTGACCTCAAGTCTGTTGGATAGCATCGCTAGTGATGGAAAAGGTCCAAGCTCATGATAAAAAAAGCCCAaacccaaatacaagttcaagcttcagctcaagcccaacaaatagaagatctggacaaactaagcatcattagatgtctttttttttgtaattacttttgaatatttttagtagaacataaaggaaggtgtagatatagatataagatgtgcaaatgtataaagctaagtcacaccttccatgtgacataaaaagaaagtgtaggtgtagatttagaAGGTGCCAAAataagaaaccaagtcacacttcccttgtgactaggaattggctccaaattcaaatgcttctcatttgaatttccctccactttcttttgaatttccaaccctctaaacactataaataagagggcttggctcatgtatttgcaagattaatatacttagtgaattgctgccaaattgtgTCAATTTCACTTCTTGTCTAAAAACCTCTCAAGGTTAGACTATTGATCTTCAATTCTCACCTTACCAAAGAGAGATGACCTCACCACTCTCCTTCCCTACCtagcatgcacctccaaggccaCCACACTTTTTAGGAGGGCCTTGTTCGTCATCCTCCATTGTGCTTCCGCCGATCATCAACAAAATCTCCAAAATCATGAAGGCACttctccatcatttggtatctagagtcatggtcttcaagagataagtgccttatcttgttttttatttttgtgttcatTCTAATTCTGTGTTGTTCTTCATGTGTTCTTGAatgtcttgttgttttttacattttaatttgatttagatgCTGTTTGGAGAAAACTTGTTATTGAGCTtctaattttcaaatttgtgtaggattccatatagatttgtgttgctgttttgtttttggtttatttgagtctttattgcaattttaattggttcatattgtgttgatttgagtcattttgatttttgaatccaattgtgttttggcaagtcatgtttttcctaaattgtcatcaattccaGTGCTGTTTTTGACAATTTTGGTTGCTTAATTTGCTTTGAGTTCAGCttttaatctaattttttttatattctttggtgcatttttcttttagatttgagttcatatttgtgtgatATCCATACAAATTCTTATACATCAATTTCATTgtatttttgaagtttcttcaaaCTCTTTTTGATTTCAGAATTATGATTCCTCTGTTTTTAATTATGTGCTGACTGTTTTTACTTATCAAATTAAATTCCATCGGAGAAAAATTTTGAAATTCTGAATTTAAGCAGATTGatgtattagaaaaaaaaattcataattcaaaatacagaaaaaatgataaatcaaatgaaaaaagTGTGCATTCTAGCGCGAACAGAGACGGTAATTTGACACcagatttgaaaaatttatcacaattaattggtccattgttttggtgtgattccagcgccaaaattttgctaagatcttgaactacTTGTGTTTTAAATTTcgaattcaaatttcaaatatacagatcatcataaatattttaagtcacgcaTTTTGTGCCTCAAATttccagtagtactgttttggttttcttaatcaattctagtgtcattccttaggttcaatttgtgtgccaccttttattgagtgccttatttgattgcttgtcaaatttattcaatattcttTCAAGTTGTGTCATACAATTACTCCATTTGTTGTTGTCCTATTTCTAAATTGAATTGTTctttgttttaaatttgttgACCTCTATTATTGGTGAAAGAATTTCGAAGTGGTGCTTGTTAAGTTTGGAATTAACCTTTGTGGTGAGTTCatccctacttagtaggtactatTTTGAAGATTTAAATTGACTAACCTTAAGAGGTTAAGCAAGGGGCTGCAACAAGTAAGATTACAAAAACATACAAAGTGTGGGACACAACAAGAAGGAGTACCAAAAGTAAAGGAGTGTATAGTAtaggaaatctgaattttactttTTGTAATTCAAGTTCTATGGTATTTCCTTTGAATTGTAACTACAttcaactttgattaattagtggaataaTTACGCATTAAacagtgagtgtgtcttcaatggctctAAGTGTCTAAAAGTCTCACCTTAGGATACGCCTAGTTTTAAAAAGCTTTCTAGCTAGtaaattttaattgtgtttagctaattgtttttaattgtttactTGCTTTGTTTGTTTAATTGCTGTGCATTGTTTTTGCATAAAAATTGTGTTTCTCATTCTTAATTGTGATttaagtaaattacttagaaaaagatttgtgagaagtcttgagggatagattttggcaaggaaagacttggtacttaagagatcctagtgatccacctctctttcctgaaaagctaccttcattactctcattttctttcttgagGTAAATTACTTTTAACACAAAGCTTTAACCATGCCAGCCCATTCTTCTAAATCTAGTGAAAGTGATCTAAATTccattaaaactcttttaaaacaaatagcAAAGGACTTTCAATCACTCTCATATAAACATTTGGAACATGAGGAACAAATCAAAGAGCtgaaaatggttaaagaaaattatgaacACAACAAATCAAAAAGAAGTTCTCATGCATCTAACTCTAGGGTAGATAATTCTTCTGGGGAACAAAGCCTTAGAATTAACGAATATTGTCAACCATCCCCTAGGAaagtgatcctgccggttgacctagcgcaagagcgatgcctcgtcgcgatcttcctcaccagctttgacaccacgtgcccttcaagtccacaccacagattgtctctctgagaacctgaaaacacaagatggtgcctctgcggccggtggcgctccaacgctcaagtcagtaacaagaacacccaaaaactgagagaaaactatactctgtggaaccgtactaaagtgcactcaacccaaaacaatgagccgtaatgaacgtacccctgcaaattctgttaagtttacctttatagctaggttttttttctctccaggcagttacgctttggatgcgtggctcgcatccaaccctgcacgtgtcaccatataggctggggtagcaggtagtacccagccctacacgtgtcatcatctgagctaggataacttgagcgtcatttctatatTGCATcaaaccctacacgtgtcgtcatctgggttgggctAACTGGTagtacccaaccctacacgtctCATCATCTGagttggggtaacttgagcgttattTCTATGTAGCAACCAGCCGCGCGGCCAAGTCTCCTATTCAaggagtaatctagcacgtaacacgctctggaacaccacccgacaaggcgagtatcagatgcaacaaagtacaccatctctgtgatatcgcttgtcgcaggTGCCACCCtccttattgctacgccatGTGTGTTccagctgaggaaaccttgccaccaacgaatgtccactctgggaatcccgtcGTTGATGAGCAAGCTGTTCCCTC
The sequence above is a segment of the Phaseolus vulgaris cultivar G19833 chromosome 2, P. vulgaris v2.0, whole genome shotgun sequence genome. Coding sequences within it:
- the LOC137810933 gene encoding uncharacterized protein isoform X1; translation: MEEKDWDDEECDDTLTMTTVSRHCFSDDSETPGFSISIIENMKEDYGLFVWPCSVVLAEYVWQQKHRFSGATVVELGAGTSLPGLVAAKLGARVTLTDNSTRLEVLDNMRRVCDLNKLECNVLGLTWGVWDSPLFNLQPTLILGADVLYDSNAFDDLFATVTFLLQNSPGSIFITSYHNRSGHHLIEFLMGKWGLKCLKLLDGFSFLPSDKASLLSGQKGVTSKGNCASDIGMYGVVKELSCLCEL
- the LOC137810933 gene encoding uncharacterized protein isoform X3, whose translation is MEEKDWDDEECDDTLTMTTVSRHCFSDDSETPGFSISIIENMKEDYGLFVWPCSVVLAEYVWQQKHRFSGATVVELGAGTSLPGLVAAKLGARVTLTDNSTRLEVLDNMRRVCDLNKLECNVLGLTWGVWDSPLFNLQPTLILGADVLYDSNAFDDLFATVTFLLQNSPGSIFITSYHNRSGHHLIEFLMGKWGLKCLKLLDGFSFLPSDKASLLSGNIQLAEVKKE
- the LOC137810933 gene encoding uncharacterized protein isoform X2; translated protein: MEEKDWDDEECDDTLTMTTVSRHCFSDDSETPGFSISIIENMKEDYGLFVWPCSVVLAEYVWQQKHRFSGATVVELGAGTSLPGLVAAKLGARVTLTDNSTRLEVLDNMRRVCDLNKLECNVLGLTWGVWDSPLFNLQPTLILGADVLYDSNAFDDLFATVTFLLQNSPGSIFITSYHNRSGHHLIEFLMGKWGLKCLKLLDGFSFLPSDKASLLSGNIQLAEVALISKDNA
- the LOC137810933 gene encoding uncharacterized protein isoform X6, which encodes MEEKDWDDEECDDTLTMTTVSRHCFSDDSETPGFSISIIENMKEDYGLFVWPCSVVLAEYVWQQKHRFSGATVVELGAGTSLPGLVAAKLGARVTLTDNSTRLEVLDNMRRVCDLNKLECNVKKE